One segment of Leptospiraceae bacterium DNA contains the following:
- a CDS encoding YtxH domain-containing protein → MITFTIVLQSLAGGVLGFVWHKLVGCRSGACPITANPYISTIYGAFVGFMMGVSA, encoded by the coding sequence ATGATTACATTTACTATTGTATTACAAAGTTTAGCAGGCGGAGTATTAGGATTTGTTTGGCATAAGTTAGTTGGATGCAGATCTGGCGCATGCCCAATAACAGCTAACCCATATATTAGCACAATCTACGGAGCATTCGTTGGATTTATGATGGGAGTATCCGCATGA
- a CDS encoding GNAT family N-acetyltransferase: protein MQTKFEIINIDSTYRTQAIEIVNQFFRLLNTMKLDGVFKVKPRAAVKMVDIYLKLQGTGKVVFVGAVEDKELVSLLIARTEERPHLEEEKILYIDLAVTKRGRMKKGYMHSLLDYTENWAKKKKIGVIELRALTANREAVRFWANRGYSDFYIRFRKTV, encoded by the coding sequence ATGCAAACAAAATTTGAAATTATAAATATTGATTCTACCTATCGAACTCAAGCTATTGAAATTGTAAATCAATTCTTTCGTTTACTCAATACGATGAAACTTGATGGAGTATTTAAAGTGAAACCTAGAGCCGCCGTGAAGATGGTAGATATTTACTTAAAACTCCAAGGTACGGGCAAAGTAGTATTTGTCGGTGCTGTAGAGGACAAAGAACTTGTATCACTTTTAATTGCAAGAACAGAAGAAAGACCACATCTTGAAGAAGAAAAAATTTTGTACATAGACCTAGCAGTTACCAAACGTGGTCGTATGAAAAAAGGTTATATGCATTCACTTTTAGATTACACTGAAAATTGGGCAAAAAAAAAGAAAATTGGTGTAATCGAGCTGCGTGCCCTCACGGCAAACCGCGAGGCTGTCCGATTTTGGGCTAATCGTGGTTATTCGGATTTTTATATTCGTTTTAGAAAAACTGTTTAG
- a CDS encoding OmpA family protein, with amino-acid sequence MKKIISLILSILFITLNYNCSSPEPIAPKPDPMAELNALLKPARISGYDLGSSTPSKAKIAEWDKNMLAAVKSVYDKMPEGYKLQIRGNADASGSNQENLEIGEKRAKYVFDYLIKKGFKPEKLVVVSKGEESLMESETDPLDEDHRRVNFRVIKN; translated from the coding sequence ATGAAAAAAATAATTTCATTAATCTTGAGCATACTATTCATTACGCTCAATTACAATTGTAGTTCACCAGAACCTATTGCACCAAAACCGGATCCGATGGCAGAATTAAATGCGTTACTCAAACCGGCAAGAATATCTGGTTATGATTTAGGAAGTAGTACTCCTTCAAAAGCAAAAATTGCTGAATGGGACAAAAATATGTTAGCCGCTGTGAAATCAGTTTATGATAAAATGCCAGAAGGGTACAAATTGCAAATCCGAGGAAATGCAGATGCGTCTGGTTCTAACCAAGAGAATTTGGAAATCGGTGAAAAGAGAGCAAAATACGTATTTGACTACTTGATTAAAAAAGGATTTAAGCCAGAAAAATTGGTAGTTGTTTCGAAAGGGGAAGAAAGTTTAATGGAAAGTGAAACTGATCCATTAGATGAAGACCACAGAAGAGTCAACTTTCGAGTAATTAAAAATTAA
- the trxA gene encoding thioredoxin, with protein MNQELPSSFFDLIATHDKPILVDFWAEWCGPCRMLTPIVAELAGIWKGKVTVIKINTEEKPAIAGHYGINSIPTLILFKNGKEVKRISGALPLPQLQKTFESFI; from the coding sequence ATGAATCAAGAACTTCCATCCTCTTTTTTCGATCTGATAGCTACCCACGATAAACCAATACTTGTAGATTTTTGGGCAGAATGGTGTGGTCCTTGTAGGATGCTTACGCCTATCGTTGCCGAATTGGCCGGAATATGGAAAGGCAAAGTTACTGTAATCAAAATCAACACGGAAGAAAAACCGGCGATTGCCGGACATTACGGAATAAATAGTATTCCCACTCTTATTTTATTTAAGAATGGAAAAGAAGTGAAACGTATCTCAGGTGCATTACCTTTACCACAGTTGCAAAAAACGTTCGAAAGTTTTATATAG
- a CDS encoding PAS domain S-box protein: MLHSMNPEGFLLNVSDYWLTTLGYSREEVIGKKSIDFLTPESRKYAIEVTIPDFLKNGYSKELEYQFVKKNGEIIDALLSASCERDSNGKVVQSFAVITDITKRKKAEANLRLSEARFKRMFDQAPVGAAIVSINYKFTAVNESLCKMLGYTESQLLGLTFTEITYPEDSYIIEDNLNQLTNNEIDQYETDKRYVDSNGKIVWARLSIRIVKDETGTPLYYLPILENITDRKFLEEKAKESTELLETILDHIPHFIFVKRASDLRFLLFNRSAEKFLGKNRKDLIGKNDFDIFPKNQATKLVFKDRQVLEKSGEVDTHEEQISTQLGKRILKTKKLAIMGNTGKPLYLLGITEDITEEKLSEVELRIAKEDAIAANIAKSQFLSNMGHELRTPLNGVIGFSDLLLRTDLDDTQSQYINTILRSANSLLQILNDILSASSLNGNKLKLKIERTSVSEIVLQTGEIIKFAALEKNIKIITIIEINTPIYIWVDPVRLKQVFLNILSNAVKYTKQGQIEIKVEVNWYNPESEEAEIRFSVTDTGIGIAMNDYWKIFDAFSQVDSSNNRRYGGAGLGLTIAKRLLILMESNLEVKSELGKGSTFFFSLKSKAEYKDLPQTLPIIENKIETKFRSPLDVFKVLLVDDDLINMSLGKAIVRKILPNAEISEAIDGIEAVNQFNKLNPDIIFMDIQMPEMNGYEATQEIRKREINNHIPIIAVTAGTLVEDIEKCFSAGMDDYTGKPVIKDTIEKLIHKWLLPQLQV, translated from the coding sequence ATGCTCCATTCGATGAATCCAGAAGGATTTTTATTAAACGTTAGTGACTATTGGCTAACGACACTTGGTTACTCTCGAGAAGAAGTAATCGGAAAAAAATCAATAGATTTTTTAACACCTGAATCTCGCAAATATGCGATAGAAGTAACAATACCAGATTTTTTAAAGAATGGGTATAGTAAAGAATTAGAATACCAATTTGTAAAAAAGAACGGAGAAATTATAGATGCACTTCTTTCTGCAAGTTGCGAACGAGATTCTAATGGAAAAGTAGTACAATCTTTTGCAGTCATAACTGATATTACAAAACGAAAAAAAGCAGAAGCTAATTTAAGATTAAGCGAAGCCCGTTTTAAAAGAATGTTTGATCAAGCACCTGTCGGCGCGGCTATCGTTTCAATTAATTATAAATTTACTGCGGTAAACGAATCACTTTGTAAAATGCTAGGATATACAGAAAGTCAATTATTAGGCCTCACGTTTACAGAAATAACTTATCCAGAAGATTCATATATTATCGAAGATAATCTAAATCAACTTACAAATAATGAAATCGATCAATATGAAACCGATAAACGTTATGTTGATTCCAATGGAAAAATTGTTTGGGCAAGATTAAGCATTCGTATCGTTAAAGACGAAACAGGCACCCCACTTTACTACTTACCAATTCTAGAAAATATTACTGACAGAAAATTTTTGGAAGAAAAAGCGAAGGAATCTACAGAACTTTTAGAAACTATCCTAGATCATATTCCTCATTTTATTTTTGTAAAACGAGCATCCGATTTGCGGTTTCTACTATTTAACCGCTCTGCTGAAAAATTCTTAGGAAAAAATCGGAAAGACTTAATTGGTAAAAACGATTTTGACATTTTTCCAAAAAATCAGGCAACTAAATTAGTTTTCAAAGATAGGCAAGTATTAGAAAAATCAGGCGAAGTTGACACTCATGAAGAACAAATCAGCACTCAATTAGGAAAACGTATTCTAAAAACGAAAAAATTAGCGATTATGGGAAATACAGGGAAACCGTTATACCTACTTGGTATAACGGAAGATATAACAGAAGAAAAATTATCGGAAGTCGAATTACGCATAGCCAAGGAAGATGCAATAGCGGCTAATATTGCTAAATCTCAATTTCTTTCCAATATGGGACATGAACTTAGAACTCCATTAAATGGAGTCATTGGTTTTTCTGATTTATTATTGAGAACAGATTTGGATGATACGCAGAGTCAGTATATAAATACGATCCTACGTTCAGCAAATTCTTTATTACAAATATTAAATGATATTTTGAGTGCATCAAGTTTGAATGGAAATAAATTAAAACTAAAAATAGAAAGAACTTCTGTGTCAGAAATTGTATTGCAAACGGGAGAAATCATAAAATTCGCAGCCCTAGAAAAAAATATTAAAATTATAACAATTATTGAAATCAATACACCAATATATATTTGGGTTGATCCGGTTCGACTAAAACAAGTATTCTTAAATATATTAAGTAATGCAGTCAAATACACTAAACAGGGACAAATTGAAATAAAAGTTGAGGTTAATTGGTATAATCCGGAATCAGAAGAAGCAGAAATCCGTTTCTCAGTTACAGATACCGGAATTGGAATTGCAATGAATGACTACTGGAAAATATTCGATGCTTTTTCTCAAGTGGATTCATCAAATAATAGAAGATATGGTGGAGCAGGATTAGGGCTTACTATTGCCAAAAGGCTTCTAATCTTAATGGAAAGTAATCTTGAAGTAAAAAGTGAATTAGGCAAAGGTAGTACTTTTTTCTTTTCACTCAAGTCAAAAGCAGAATATAAGGATTTACCTCAAACACTTCCAATTATTGAAAATAAAATTGAAACAAAGTTTCGTTCTCCACTCGACGTATTTAAAGTATTATTAGTAGATGATGATTTGATCAACATGTCATTAGGAAAAGCAATCGTAAGAAAAATTTTACCAAATGCAGAAATTTCTGAAGCAATAGACGGAATAGAGGCGGTCAATCAATTTAATAAATTGAATCCAGATATAATTTTTATGGATATTCAAATGCCAGAAATGAACGGATACGAAGCAACACAAGAAATCAGGAAACGAGAAATAAATAATCACATTCCAATTATTGCGGTAACTGCCGGAACACTAGTGGAAGATATTGAAAAATGTTTTTCTGCCGGTATGGATGATTATACGGGAAAACCAGTCATAAAAGATACAATCGAAAAATTAATTCATAAATGGTTATTACCTCAATTACAAGTGTAA
- a CDS encoding diguanylate cyclase: MKNENISYEDLVKENEELKKLILEKQNIVDNLRENELKFQLAFENANIGMCLVNTKGELFKVNSKMCEIFGYSKSELEKMTTNDIAHPDYLVVSPTFIKRATSGDIDHSIFEKKYIHKNGSLIIAQVSSSVVRNAIGAPMYFISHVMDITEPKKMEERLRDSARELSRIASLDGLTSIPNRRSFDHSLELHWKLFQKEKIPFSLLLIDIDFFKNYNDLYGHLRGDDCLILVAQLISKNLEKPSDFVGRYGGEEFGVIIKNANSAEGFTFAEHLRKKIEALGITHEDSIVNRYLTLSIGVSDCFMGNDDNPQEILSKADKALYKAKKLGRNQVVIYSE, encoded by the coding sequence ATGAAAAACGAAAATATATCCTATGAAGATTTAGTAAAAGAAAATGAAGAACTAAAAAAACTTATATTAGAAAAACAAAATATTGTAGATAACCTACGAGAAAACGAACTTAAATTTCAGTTGGCATTTGAAAATGCAAATATTGGAATGTGTCTAGTAAATACTAAAGGTGAACTTTTTAAAGTTAACTCTAAGATGTGTGAAATATTTGGATATTCAAAATCCGAATTAGAAAAAATGACTACGAATGACATTGCTCATCCAGATTATTTAGTTGTTAGCCCCACCTTTATAAAGAGAGCAACAAGTGGTGATATAGATCACTCAATCTTTGAAAAAAAATACATACATAAAAATGGCAGCTTAATTATTGCACAAGTTTCCAGTTCAGTGGTTCGAAACGCCATTGGAGCACCAATGTATTTTATTTCTCATGTAATGGATATTACCGAACCTAAAAAAATGGAGGAGAGACTGAGAGACTCCGCGCGCGAGTTGTCGAGAATTGCTTCTCTAGATGGTTTAACTTCCATTCCCAATAGGCGTTCCTTTGACCATAGTTTAGAGTTACATTGGAAATTATTTCAAAAAGAAAAAATTCCGTTCTCTCTTTTGTTAATTGATATAGATTTTTTTAAAAATTATAATGATTTATACGGACATTTGCGCGGTGATGATTGTTTGATATTAGTTGCTCAACTAATTTCTAAAAATTTGGAAAAACCAAGTGACTTTGTTGGAAGATATGGCGGCGAAGAGTTTGGAGTCATAATAAAAAATGCAAATTCCGCTGAAGGATTTACATTTGCAGAGCATTTACGTAAAAAAATCGAAGCACTTGGAATTACCCATGAAGACTCTATAGTCAATAGATACCTGACTTTGAGCATAGGTGTGTCAGATTGTTTTATGGGTAATGATGATAATCCGCAAGAAATTCTTTCTAAAGCAGACAAAGCATTGTACAAAGCAAAAAAACTAGGAAGAAATCAAGTAGTAATATATTCAGAATGA
- a CDS encoding adenylate/guanylate cyclase domain-containing protein, whose amino-acid sequence MKYLILLIFIFLSCVQKIQTPPIVKKGILDARGWNFSNMGKMQLYGEWEFYYKQFIPFGNFENIAEQDKDFIQIPALWNTKEKNGEPLSNLSFATYRMKLIISDPSETYGLRIGDMYSAYELWVNGRLVANNGKPGKNYEEEIAEWHPVVSFLQLKEGENEFVLYISNYAHRKGGTWAHFELGLEKEISNYKHWLIAFDSFLIGSLLIMAVYHFGLFTLRKVDITSLLLGLFCIVSAMRIGVTGERFLVPILPFKSFETQLKIEYLTFFASFLLFYEFLIVLFLNKQKGWIIYFSYFISIVSILLVLFTKATIYSHTAVPFQIFILLNSGYITWIMFKAIRNKIEGARPALVGIYILFSTFIIEIIYMNEIQIFAAVPPIFIFPFGVFLFLFFQSYLLSERFSKAFYSVERLSNDLLQTNEAISKFVPTPFLQQLNKNTVLDVKLGDQVQKNMSILFSDIREFTNLSETMSPKENFNFINSYLKRMGPFIQNNNGFIDKYIGDAIMALFPQNSEDALRAAIGMKQEIYHYNLERAKSNYNPISVGFGIHTGSLMLGIIGANDRMDGTVISDSVNLAARIEGLTKEYGVSIIVSESVIEEIESKNIYNYRLLDRVQVKGKTRKIIVYHVYDGEPENIQNVIHSIKSDFEEGVKNFHSQNYELALEKFRIVQTKYPDDKPTDIYINRCTEKFKS is encoded by the coding sequence ATGAAATATTTAATTTTACTTATTTTTATATTCCTTTCCTGTGTTCAAAAAATTCAGACTCCTCCCATTGTCAAAAAAGGAATCTTAGATGCTCGCGGCTGGAATTTTTCAAACATGGGAAAAATGCAACTCTATGGAGAGTGGGAATTTTATTACAAACAATTCATCCCATTTGGAAATTTTGAAAACATAGCGGAGCAGGATAAGGACTTTATCCAAATTCCAGCTTTATGGAATACAAAAGAAAAAAACGGAGAACCATTATCGAATTTAAGTTTTGCAACATACCGAATGAAATTAATAATCTCTGATCCAAGTGAGACTTATGGATTACGAATTGGGGATATGTACAGTGCATACGAACTTTGGGTAAATGGACGCTTAGTGGCTAATAATGGTAAACCCGGAAAAAATTATGAGGAAGAAATTGCTGAATGGCATCCCGTTGTTTCTTTTTTACAATTAAAAGAAGGAGAAAATGAATTTGTTCTTTATATTTCAAATTATGCTCATCGAAAAGGCGGGACTTGGGCGCACTTTGAATTGGGATTAGAGAAAGAAATTTCCAATTATAAACATTGGTTAATCGCTTTTGATTCATTTTTAATTGGTAGTTTATTGATTATGGCAGTGTACCATTTTGGATTGTTTACTCTTAGAAAAGTAGATATTACGAGTTTATTGTTGGGCTTATTTTGTATTGTCTCAGCTATGCGAATAGGTGTTACAGGAGAAAGATTTTTAGTTCCAATCCTTCCATTTAAAAGTTTCGAAACACAATTAAAAATAGAATATTTAACATTTTTTGCATCCTTTTTACTTTTCTATGAATTTCTAATTGTATTATTCCTAAATAAACAAAAGGGCTGGATAATTTACTTTTCTTATTTCATATCTATTGTATCTATTCTTTTGGTTCTATTTACTAAAGCTACTATATATAGTCATACTGCCGTACCTTTTCAAATATTTATTTTACTGAATTCTGGTTATATCACTTGGATAATGTTTAAAGCAATTCGAAATAAAATAGAAGGAGCGAGACCTGCGTTAGTCGGTATATATATACTTTTTTCTACTTTTATCATAGAAATAATTTATATGAATGAAATTCAAATTTTCGCTGCTGTTCCGCCTATTTTCATTTTTCCATTTGGAGTATTTTTATTTCTATTTTTTCAGTCTTATTTGCTTTCAGAGAGATTTTCAAAGGCTTTTTATTCTGTAGAAAGATTATCCAATGATCTTCTGCAAACCAATGAAGCAATTAGTAAATTTGTCCCTACTCCATTTTTACAGCAGTTAAATAAAAATACAGTATTGGATGTTAAACTTGGTGATCAAGTCCAAAAGAATATGTCCATTCTATTTTCTGATATTCGAGAATTTACAAACTTATCCGAAACAATGAGTCCCAAAGAGAATTTTAATTTTATTAATTCGTATTTGAAAAGAATGGGTCCTTTCATACAAAACAATAATGGATTCATTGATAAATACATTGGAGACGCTATCATGGCATTGTTTCCGCAAAACTCTGAAGATGCACTTCGTGCCGCTATAGGAATGAAACAGGAAATATATCACTATAATCTCGAACGAGCAAAAAGTAATTATAACCCAATTAGTGTAGGATTTGGAATTCACACAGGTAGCCTTATGTTAGGAATCATAGGTGCAAATGATCGTATGGACGGAACTGTGATTTCTGACTCTGTGAACTTAGCTGCAAGAATAGAAGGACTAACAAAAGAATACGGTGTTTCTATCATTGTTTCAGAAAGTGTGATTGAAGAAATTGAATCCAAAAATATTTACAATTATCGTCTTCTAGATCGTGTTCAGGTAAAAGGAAAAACGAGAAAAATTATCGTATACCATGTATATGACGGGGAACCAGAAAATATACAAAATGTAATTCATTCTATCAAATCAGATTTTGAAGAAGGAGTAAAAAATTTTCATTCGCAAAATTACGAATTGGCGCTAGAAAAATTTCGAATTGTGCAAACAAAATACCCAGATGATAAACCGACTGATATTTATATTAATAGATGCACGGAAAAATTCAAATCATAA
- a CDS encoding bifunctional folylpolyglutamate synthase/dihydrofolate synthase, producing MDVNQFLSTLTNLEKTRNFNVFKEYSLAGFQSALNYLDINPPKKETLRISVVGTNGKGSTAFFLSQIFLQLQKFSPVGLYTSPHLITQNERIQVNGSFISDEWMNEKLNSFSPEKIEILKTLSYFEFFTAFSILFFEDNNCKTEIYEAGLGGRLDATKLVNPDIVVLTKIALDHTEILGDSIEKILIEKLNIVGTNTKFLFTFLQEESLIKITESFCKEREIEFILFPYSVSNDYISFNKNFALFITNFILEKKNEVPIEEKIFDVIPNMIGRMQIIRKSPTLLFDIGHNPSALLYLLQSIEFSYPNETNWDVYVGLLKDKNSTKILNILLNHNRIKRIFPIIGSIWNENYIIDSKVNLISEKKISKLVANTNNPSLVFGSFRLYSLVKNYAS from the coding sequence TTGGACGTAAACCAATTTTTATCCACTCTTACTAACTTAGAAAAAACTCGCAATTTTAATGTATTTAAAGAATATTCCTTAGCTGGATTTCAAAGTGCTTTAAATTATTTAGATATCAATCCACCTAAAAAAGAAACACTTCGGATTTCGGTGGTCGGAACAAATGGAAAAGGCTCAACCGCGTTTTTTCTTTCTCAAATATTTTTGCAATTACAGAAGTTTTCACCAGTAGGACTTTATACTTCTCCCCATCTAATTACCCAGAATGAGCGAATTCAAGTTAATGGAAGTTTTATTTCGGATGAGTGGATGAATGAAAAATTAAATTCATTCTCCCCTGAAAAAATTGAAATTCTAAAAACTCTTTCATACTTCGAATTTTTTACGGCGTTTTCCATTTTATTTTTTGAGGATAACAACTGTAAAACCGAAATCTATGAAGCTGGCTTAGGTGGCCGACTGGATGCTACTAAACTTGTAAATCCAGATATTGTTGTTCTAACAAAAATTGCTTTAGACCATACAGAAATACTAGGAGACAGTATTGAAAAAATCCTTATCGAAAAACTAAACATTGTTGGAACTAATACAAAATTTCTATTCACATTTTTACAAGAGGAAAGTTTAATCAAAATTACAGAATCATTTTGCAAAGAAAGAGAAATAGAATTTATCCTTTTCCCCTACTCTGTTTCAAACGATTATATTTCATTTAACAAAAATTTTGCATTATTTATCACCAATTTTATCTTAGAAAAAAAAAATGAAGTTCCGATAGAAGAAAAAATATTCGATGTAATTCCAAACATGATTGGCAGAATGCAAATCATTCGAAAAAGTCCAACTTTATTATTTGATATTGGTCATAATCCTTCCGCACTTTTATATTTATTACAATCAATAGAATTTTCCTATCCAAACGAAACAAACTGGGACGTTTATGTGGGTTTACTTAAAGACAAAAACTCTACCAAAATTTTAAATATCCTACTCAATCACAATCGAATAAAAAGAATTTTTCCCATCATCGGAAGTATTTGGAATGAAAATTATATAATAGATTCTAAAGTCAATTTAATTTCAGAAAAAAAAATCTCCAAATTAGTGGCTAATACAAATAATCCGTCATTGGTATTTGGAAGTTTTAGATTGTATTCATTGGTAAAAAATTATGCTTCATAA